From the genome of Peptoniphilus sp. ING2-D1G:
CCGTAACCACTACCATTCCGGCAACACGCCTTGCCGCTTCTAAAATCAGTATTACAGCAATTATACTTATTATAAAGTCTACTTGGGTGAAGGCTCCTGCACGAAGTAAGAGCTCATCATAAAATACTATGTGATATGCTCCTACTGCAAAACTTAAAGCGGCAAGTGCATAATCATACCAGGGAATATGAGTTGTTTCTTCTAAAGTTACTTGTTTCTTGCTCATGGGATAGAGCAAGTAAACCAATACCATAGCTGAAGCCAAGTGAGGTGCACGTTGAAGCGTTGATGGAAATGTACCGAAAAGGCCTGTATAAAGTTGGAACACGGTCCAACATACAGCTATTACATAAACCAGTTTGCCGGGTAATCCAACAAGTCGTCTATAGGTAGACTCTTTGTCATATTCCGCCATCAACTTATCGGCATCTATTTCAGCTTTATCATATCCTATGTTTTCGTCTTTATTTTCAATAATTTCATCTTTTATTGGCTTATCTTTGTTGTTATTCATTTTTCAACTCCTTTAAACAATTATTCAGTTTAAATAACGCCCTCCAAACATTAAACAATTATAAATTATTAAATTATTTAAAGGGCGTTAAAATTTTGCTGAATAATTGAAAGTTTTAGATTAATTTTGCGGAACTTCTACGCCTATTTCTTCAAAGTATCTTGCTGCTCCGGGGTGAATAGGAGTAGTTACACCTTCAAGGGCTGTTTGAGCGTCCATTTCTTTACCTGTTGTATGTGCAGCTGCGATTACGTCTTTGCTTTCATAGTAAGCCTTTGTGATCTTGTATACAGTATCTTCATCGATGTCAGGTCTGCAGTATAGTACAGCCTTACATGAGATTGTGTTGTTGTCTTCAGTTTGCTTGTCGCTGTAAGTTCCTGCCGGAATAACTTTTCTTGTGTAGTAAGGAGCATCTGCTTGGATTTTTTCAAGAATTTCATCACTTATATCTATGAAGTTAAGATCCATAGTGGTAAGCATTTCAACTATGGAAGATGCAGGTACTGCCAATACGTTACAAGCAGCATCGATGTGACCGTCTTGCATTTTTGTAGATGCATCTCCGAAACTGTCGCTTTGACGTTTGATGTCTGCGTCTATATCAATTCCTGCTGCATCTAAAACTAATTCTGTAAGACCTACAGTTCCTGAGCCTGCCGGTCCAACTGCTATAGTTAAGCCTCTTAAATTTTCAACATTCTTTGCGCCGGTGTTTGCATTAGCGACGATTTGATATACTTCGTTGTAAACAACACCTATAGCTGTAAAGTTTTTAGCGGGAGCACTGAAGGCGCCTTTTCCTTCAAAAGCATCGGCTGCGACGCTGTTCATCGCAATACCCAAGTCCATTTCTCCGGCATTGATCAAGTTGATATTTTCAACAGATGCTCCGGAAGATTGAGCTGTTACTGTAATTTGGTCATCTGCAAGTTTGTCGTTAATAGCGTTAGCCATTGCACCGCCAAGCGCAAAGTAAGTACCACCGCTTGATCCGGTACCCATTACGAAGTCTTGAGGACCTGCAGCAGGCTCTTTCGCTTCGCCGCCTCCGGAATTACCGCTACTTGCAGAGTTACCGGAATTACCGCATCCGACACTACCTAAAAGTAAAACACTCATGAGAATTAATAATAAAAATTTTTTTATACTTTCCTCCTTGATGAATTTAAGTTAATAAATTGGTGCTAAAAATAGTTTGGTAATTTCAGATTATCGCTTATTAAAATCAGGAATACGTTTGGTTATGGTTTGTGTACTGCCGATTTAAGTTATTTAAGCAATAATCAATGAATGGTTTATGGGTTAATTTAATAATACCGCATATGAAAAATGATTTCGACATAAAATTTCAGCATTGTGATTAACGTCATTAATCGGAAGGTTGTAAAATAAGTGTAAATATAGCGAAAAATGAGAGAAATCAACATAAACAAAATCGAAAATATTTTTAATTATATAAAACGTTTTCAAAAATAAAAACGATACACGGTACCAAGTATAAAAATGAACTATATTGGCGTATTGATTCCATCAGGGAGGTGAATTGAAAATAAAATAAAAGACCTCATTATTAAAAATCATGCAGAGTAAAAAAATCGTTGACAATAAAAAACCCGTAATATTAAATTACGGGACTTAAGTGGTGCACCTTCACGGACTCGAACCGTGGGCCCACTGATTAAGAGTCAGTTGCTCTACCATCTGAGCTAAAGGTGCAAATGCGAATAACACAGTACATTTTACACCTGATTCGTAAAGTAATCAAGAGTTTTTTTAAAAAACCATGCAACAAATTTTACAAAACTTTATCTTACTCATATTTGAATGTTCGATAATCGTTTTGATTTTTAACCATGGGATATATTCCTGATATATACTCATAGCTGATGTTAAAGGCTTTTGTCGGCTCTTTGGATTTGATGGCTTCGTATATATTTAATATTGCACTATATACGGATTTGATATTTTGAGGATCTCTGAATATGAAATTTGCAAATCTATATAATCTTTCGTTGACTTCAATTAATGTTTTTTTGAGTATTTGATTACCGGAAAGATCAATAATTGCTCTACCCCAGTTAATTACCTCTCTGTTGATTGTAATTAAATTTTTTTCAAGGTAGGATTTTTTCATATCTTCAATGATTTCTGAAAGCACTTGAGTTCTTTCTGTTATGCCTTCTTCCGCCAGTTCCTTAACAGCTAATGGTTCGAGGGCGGCTCTTACATCATATAAATCCTTTGCGTCATTTAAGGATATTTTTGAAACTATGAAGGATTTTCTCGGAAAATTTTCCGCCAGACCATCTTTTGATAGTTTAAAAAGCGCTTCTCTTACGGGAGTTCTTGATACACCCAGCTCCTTGGCTATTTCTATTTCAATCAATTTGTCGCCCGGGAGCAATTCATTATTCAATATCTTGTTTTTTAAACTTTCATATACTATAGTCGCTAAAGATTTTTTTTCAACATACATATTTTGCACCGTCCAATAATGTTTTATTATCCATACATTATATAATAAACTGTGATAAATTTGTATGAATATTATTAAAAAATCAAATTATATTTTATTGACTAAATAGATAAAGTTATATACAATTTTTATCATGGAGGTTGATTATGGAATTAATTGTTTCAAAATTTGGAGGAACTTCGCTTGCCACTTCAAATTCTTTTTTACAAGTTGCAGATATCATAAAGAGCAATAAAGCAAGGTCTTACATAGTTGCTTCCGCTCCGGGAAAGAGCGGAAAAGAAGACACAAAGGTGACGGATTTACTGTACTTGGTCTATGATTTAGCTAAACACAACATCAATTTTATGGACACTTTAAACAAAGTTGAAGAAAAATACAAAAAAATTATAAAAGGGTGCAATCTTGACTTT
Proteins encoded in this window:
- a CDS encoding TRAP transporter solute receptor (This family contains the NMT1 and THI5 proteins. These proteins are proposed to be required for the biosynthesis of the pyrimidine moiety of thiamine [1]. They are regulated by thiamine; High confidence in function and specificity), which encodes MSVLLLGSVGCGNSGNSASSGNSGGGEAKEPAAGPQDFVMGTGSSGGTYFALGGAMANAINDKLADDQITVTAQSSGASVENINLINAGEMDLGIAMNSVAADAFEGKGAFSAPAKNFTAIGVVYNEVYQIVANANTGAKNVENLRGLTIAVGPAGSGTVGLTELVLDAAGIDIDADIKRQSDSFGDASTKMQDGHIDAACNVLAVPASSIVEMLTTMDLNFIDISDEILEKIQADAPYYTRKVIPAGTYSDKQTEDNNTISCKAVLYCRPDIDEDTVYKITKAYYESKDVIAAAHTTGKEMDAQTALEGVTTPIHPGAARYFEEIGVEVPQN
- a CDS encoding putative transcriptional regulator, GntR family (the GntR-like bacterial transcription factors are a family of transcription factors; High confidence in function and specificity) gives rise to the protein MYVEKKSLATIVYESLKNKILNNELLPGDKLIEIEIAKELGVSRTPVREALFKLSKDGLAENFPRKSFIVSKISLNDAKDLYDVRAALEPLAVKELAEEGITERTQVLSEIIEDMKKSYLEKNLITINREVINWGRAIIDLSGNQILKKTLIEVNERLYRFANFIFRDPQNIKSVYSAILNIYEAIKSKEPTKAFNISYEYISGIYPMVKNQNDYRTFKYE